The Arthrobacter russicus genome has a segment encoding these proteins:
- a CDS encoding amino acid ABC transporter ATP-binding protein, producing MSSQNADSLVEVKAVNKHYGALHVLKDIELNVAKGEVVVVIGPSGSGKSTLCRTINRLETIDDGEIRVDGKVLPQEGKELARLRAEVGMVFQAFNLFAHKTILENVTLGPIKVKGLSKSEAEQEAMALLERVGVAQQAAKLPAQLSGGQQQRVAIARALAMKPKVMLFDEPTSALDPEMINEVLDVMVGLAKDGMTMIVVTHEMGFARKAADRVVFMADGQIIEDATPEEFFNNPKSTRAKDFLSKILTH from the coding sequence ATGAGTAGTCAAAATGCTGATTCGCTGGTTGAAGTCAAGGCGGTCAACAAGCACTATGGAGCGCTTCACGTGCTCAAGGACATCGAGCTGAATGTCGCCAAAGGCGAAGTCGTCGTGGTCATCGGGCCTTCCGGTTCCGGGAAGTCCACATTGTGCCGGACGATCAACCGTTTGGAGACCATTGACGACGGCGAAATCCGCGTCGACGGCAAGGTATTGCCGCAAGAAGGCAAAGAACTGGCCCGGTTGCGCGCCGAAGTCGGCATGGTGTTCCAAGCCTTCAACCTGTTCGCGCACAAGACGATCTTGGAAAACGTCACGCTGGGCCCGATCAAGGTCAAAGGGTTGAGCAAATCCGAGGCCGAGCAAGAGGCCATGGCGCTGCTGGAACGGGTCGGCGTGGCGCAGCAAGCCGCGAAGCTGCCGGCCCAGCTCTCCGGCGGCCAGCAGCAACGGGTCGCGATCGCCAGGGCGCTCGCGATGAAGCCGAAAGTGATGCTCTTCGACGAGCCCACTTCGGCGCTCGATCCGGAAATGATCAACGAAGTCCTCGACGTGATGGTCGGTCTGGCCAAAGACGGCATGACCATGATCGTGGTGACCCACGAAATGGGCTTCGCCCGCAAAGCGGCGGACCGGGTGGTCTTCATGGCCGACGGCCAGATCATCGAAGACGCCACTCCGGAGGAGTTCTTCAACAATCCGAAGAGCACCCGGGCCAAGGATTTCCTGTCCAAGATCCTGACGCACTGA
- the dapC gene encoding succinyldiaminopimelate transaminase, producing the protein MAGGFGLELPAYPWEAVAPYAERAGQHPGGIVDLSVGTPVDPTPQLIQDALRAATDAHGYPTTQGPAALRQAIVDWFARRRGVPGLSVNEVLPTIGSKELVAWLPLLLGLGHGDVVVRPQVAYPTYDMGAVFAGATPVAADSLDELDAETRDRVKLVWLNSPGNPTGEVLSAAAMAQTVARARELGAVVASDECYAELSWGEWEDGVPCVLSPEVSGGSFENLLAVYSLSKQSNLAGYRAAFLAGDGSLVANLLNSRKHAGMMVPWPVQEAMRVALGDDAHVQRQKDRYRKRRELLRPALQAFGLQIEGSEAGLYFWAKPAGDFAADDSWTTMARFADRGILVGPGVFYGEAGNGFVRIALTGTDERIDAAVERLQV; encoded by the coding sequence ATGGCCGGCGGTTTCGGACTGGAGCTCCCCGCGTACCCCTGGGAAGCCGTGGCCCCGTATGCCGAGCGGGCCGGGCAGCATCCTGGCGGCATCGTCGACCTTTCCGTCGGCACCCCGGTGGATCCGACTCCGCAACTGATCCAGGACGCGCTCCGGGCAGCAACCGACGCGCACGGTTACCCGACCACCCAGGGGCCAGCGGCGCTCCGCCAGGCCATCGTGGATTGGTTCGCCCGGCGCCGCGGTGTTCCCGGCCTGTCCGTGAACGAGGTATTGCCCACGATCGGGTCGAAGGAACTCGTCGCCTGGCTGCCTTTGCTGTTGGGCTTGGGGCACGGTGATGTGGTGGTCCGGCCCCAAGTCGCCTACCCGACCTACGATATGGGTGCGGTTTTCGCCGGGGCCACCCCGGTGGCCGCGGATTCGCTCGATGAACTCGACGCGGAAACCCGGGACCGGGTCAAGTTGGTCTGGTTGAATTCGCCGGGCAACCCCACGGGGGAGGTGCTCAGCGCAGCGGCCATGGCGCAGACCGTGGCCCGCGCCCGGGAACTCGGGGCGGTGGTCGCATCGGACGAATGCTATGCCGAGCTCAGCTGGGGCGAATGGGAGGACGGCGTGCCCTGTGTGCTGTCACCGGAGGTTTCCGGGGGCTCGTTCGAGAATCTGCTCGCGGTCTATTCGTTGTCCAAACAGTCCAACCTCGCCGGGTACCGGGCGGCGTTCCTGGCCGGCGACGGATCGTTGGTGGCGAATCTGCTCAACAGCCGCAAGCACGCCGGCATGATGGTGCCCTGGCCGGTGCAGGAAGCGATGCGCGTGGCGCTGGGCGACGACGCGCATGTGCAGCGGCAAAAAGACCGCTACCGGAAGCGCCGTGAGTTGCTCCGGCCCGCGTTGCAGGCATTCGGCCTGCAGATCGAAGGCTCCGAAGCGGGGTTGTATTTCTGGGCCAAGCCTGCCGGGGACTTTGCCGCCGACGATTCCTGGACCACGATGGCCCGATTCGCCGACCGGGGGATCCTGGTGGGCCCGGGGGTCTTCTACGGCGAAGCCGGGAACGGCTTCGTCCGGATCGCACTGACCGGCACCGATGAACGAATCGATGCCGCCGTCGAGCGCTTGCAGGTTTGA
- a CDS encoding glutamate ABC transporter substrate-binding protein: MRFSKKASIFGATVVAAALTLSACGGGAAAPGDATSDAPYKVAENVSVSGSPTFDKIKSAGKITIGVKEDQPGLGFKDPATGEYSGFDIDIARWMAASLGLGTDKITFQAVASSNREQALANGQVDLYVGTYSITDKRKALVDFAGPYFVTGQGLLVKKDNTSINSEKDLAGKTVCSATGSTPIQNIKANFPDTKTQEFDLYSKCVEALKTGSVDAVTTDQAILLGYAAQDPDNLKVVGQPFTTEKYGIGIKKGDTALRTFLNETLTNGKDVWTKIYDGSLGKSGTKVEQPAVENY; encoded by the coding sequence ATGCGATTCAGCAAAAAAGCCAGCATCTTCGGCGCCACCGTCGTCGCCGCTGCGCTGACCCTCAGCGCCTGCGGGGGCGGCGCTGCAGCACCGGGCGACGCAACCTCGGACGCACCGTACAAAGTGGCCGAGAACGTTTCGGTTTCCGGCAGCCCGACCTTCGACAAGATCAAGTCGGCCGGGAAAATCACCATCGGCGTCAAGGAAGACCAGCCCGGATTGGGCTTCAAGGATCCGGCCACCGGCGAATACTCGGGCTTCGACATCGATATCGCCCGGTGGATGGCCGCTTCGCTCGGTTTGGGCACGGACAAGATCACCTTCCAGGCGGTCGCCTCCTCGAACCGCGAGCAAGCCCTGGCCAATGGCCAGGTGGACCTGTACGTGGGCACCTACTCGATCACCGACAAGCGCAAAGCCCTGGTCGATTTCGCCGGGCCGTACTTCGTCACCGGCCAAGGCCTCCTGGTGAAGAAAGACAACACTTCGATCAATTCGGAGAAGGACCTGGCCGGCAAGACGGTGTGCTCCGCAACCGGCTCCACGCCGATCCAGAACATCAAGGCGAACTTCCCCGATACCAAGACCCAGGAATTCGACCTGTACTCCAAGTGCGTCGAGGCGTTGAAGACCGGCTCGGTCGACGCGGTGACCACCGACCAGGCGATCCTGCTCGGCTACGCGGCACAGGATCCGGACAACCTCAAGGTCGTCGGCCAGCCGTTCACCACGGAAAAGTACGGCATCGGGATCAAGAAGGGCGATACCGCGCTGCGCACTTTCCTCAATGAGACGCTGACCAACGGCAAAGACGTCTGGACCAAAATCTACGACGGCAGCTTGGGCAAGTCCGGCACCAAGGTGGAGCAGCCCGCCGTCGAAAACTACTGA
- the dapE gene encoding succinyl-diaminopimelate desuccinylase — protein MGLDLHADVAELTAALLDVESVSGNEGRIADLVAEALGALPHLKLWRDGDSIIARTDLGRAERVILAGHLDTVPLPTTEGARGTVPASWQADVLYGRGATDMKGGVAVQLALAAGLAEPNRDLTFVFYDHEEVEAELSGLGRLARRHRELLDADFGILLEPTDGVVEGGCNGTMRFEARSRGKAAHSARAWMGHNAIHDLAPILQRLSAYQPQTVSVEGLDYRESLNAVKIRGGIAGNVIPDQAVVEINYRFAPDKSIEQAEAVVFELLDGFEVVRTDAAPGARPGLDQPAAAAFVAAVGGEPKPKFGWTDVARLGQLGIPAVNFGPGDPLLAHSDDEHVSGQAVRDCLAALTRWLS, from the coding sequence ATGGGACTTGACCTGCATGCCGATGTCGCCGAATTGACCGCCGCCCTATTGGACGTGGAAAGCGTCTCCGGCAACGAAGGCCGGATCGCCGATCTGGTTGCGGAAGCGCTCGGCGCACTGCCGCATCTGAAGCTCTGGCGGGACGGTGATTCGATCATCGCGCGCACCGACTTGGGCCGGGCCGAACGGGTGATCCTGGCCGGGCACCTCGATACCGTCCCGTTGCCGACCACCGAAGGCGCCCGGGGGACCGTGCCCGCCAGCTGGCAAGCAGACGTGTTGTACGGACGCGGGGCCACCGACATGAAGGGCGGCGTCGCGGTGCAGCTGGCGCTCGCAGCAGGTCTGGCCGAGCCCAACCGGGATCTGACCTTCGTGTTCTACGACCATGAGGAAGTGGAAGCCGAGCTGAGTGGTTTGGGCCGGTTGGCGCGTCGGCACCGGGAACTGCTCGACGCCGATTTCGGCATCCTGTTGGAACCCACCGATGGTGTGGTCGAAGGCGGATGCAATGGAACCATGCGCTTCGAAGCGCGCAGCCGCGGGAAAGCGGCGCATTCTGCGCGGGCTTGGATGGGGCACAACGCGATCCACGACCTCGCCCCGATCCTGCAACGGCTCAGTGCTTACCAGCCGCAAACGGTCTCGGTCGAGGGACTGGACTATCGGGAGAGCCTTAACGCGGTGAAGATCCGCGGTGGCATCGCCGGGAATGTGATCCCGGACCAAGCCGTCGTGGAGATCAACTACCGGTTCGCGCCGGACAAATCCATCGAGCAGGCCGAGGCTGTGGTCTTCGAGCTGTTGGACGGCTTCGAGGTAGTGCGCACCGATGCCGCGCCCGGCGCCCGGCCCGGGCTGGACCAGCCGGCGGCCGCTGCCTTCGTGGCCGCGGTGGGCGGCGAGCCGAAGCCGAAGTTCGGCTGGACCGACGTGGCCCGGCTGGGCCAGTTGGGCATTCCCGCAGTGAATTTCGGCCCGGGCGATCCGCTGTTGGCGCACAGCGACGACGAACACGTCAGCGGCCAGGCAGTCCGGGACTGCCTGGCCGCGTTGACGCGCTGGTTGAGCTAA
- a CDS encoding amino acid ABC transporter permease produces MNTLTDNLDLFTEGFKNTIILFFFSAIFSLVLGVIVGAFRVSPVTPMRALGTFYVNLIRNTPLTLVFLFFFFGYPKLGFPNPGFIPLAIIALSLYTATYVSEAIRSGINTVPVGQAEAARAIGLPFAQTMSLVILPQAFRAVVPPMMSVFIALLKNTTVAAGFSVMEAGAIRSNLSERGYPAMQSLLWVALGFIILVAVLSLVQRKLEKKWKVA; encoded by the coding sequence GTGAATACACTGACAGACAATCTTGACCTCTTCACCGAAGGTTTCAAGAACACCATCATCCTGTTCTTCTTCTCCGCGATCTTTTCGCTGGTCCTAGGCGTGATCGTCGGCGCGTTCCGGGTTTCTCCGGTCACCCCGATGCGCGCACTGGGCACCTTTTACGTGAACCTGATCCGGAACACCCCGTTGACCCTGGTGTTCTTGTTCTTCTTCTTCGGCTATCCGAAGCTGGGTTTCCCTAATCCGGGCTTCATTCCGTTGGCGATCATCGCCCTGTCCTTGTACACCGCGACTTACGTTTCCGAGGCGATTCGGTCCGGCATCAATACCGTCCCGGTCGGCCAGGCCGAAGCCGCCCGGGCGATCGGCTTGCCGTTTGCCCAGACCATGTCGCTGGTAATCCTGCCGCAGGCCTTCCGGGCCGTGGTCCCGCCGATGATGAGCGTGTTCATCGCCTTGCTGAAGAACACCACGGTCGCGGCCGGGTTCTCGGTCATGGAGGCCGGCGCGATCCGCTCGAACCTGTCCGAACGCGGCTACCCGGCGATGCAGAGCCTGCTCTGGGTCGCCCTCGGCTTCATCATTCTGGTCGCCGTGCTGAGCCTGGTGCAACGCAAGCTCGAGAAGAAATGGAAGGTGGCCTGA
- the galE gene encoding UDP-glucose 4-epimerase GalE has translation MKVLVTGGSGYIGSHTTLTLLEAGHDVLVLDNLVNSSEESLRRVAELTGKTVQFRQLDLLDEAGVDELFRTEPIDSVIHFAGLKAVGESVQQPLRYYYNNVSGTINLLRAMDAHGVHSIVFSSSATVYGGLNPFPYIEKMDIGSDNPYGRTKEQIEDILSDIGAADERWQIALLRYFNPVGAHPSGRIGEDPLGIPNNLVPFIAQVAVGRREKLMVFGGDYDTPDGTAQRDYIHVMDLADGHVAALDYISRHPGVFRWNLGSGVGSSVLEVLHSFEKAVGHSLPYEIAPRRAGDLPAFWADPSAALADLGWSTTKTLDEMCQDHWRWQKNNPNGYSS, from the coding sequence ATGAAAGTCCTTGTCACAGGTGGAAGCGGCTACATCGGTTCCCATACGACCCTGACCCTGCTCGAAGCCGGCCATGACGTGCTGGTCTTGGACAACTTGGTGAATTCCTCGGAGGAGTCGCTCCGCAGGGTTGCCGAACTCACTGGGAAAACCGTGCAGTTCCGGCAGCTCGATCTGCTGGACGAAGCCGGCGTCGACGAATTGTTCCGCACCGAGCCGATCGACTCGGTGATTCACTTCGCCGGGTTGAAGGCCGTCGGCGAATCCGTGCAACAGCCGCTGCGCTACTACTACAACAACGTTTCCGGAACCATCAATCTGCTCCGCGCGATGGACGCGCACGGGGTGCACAGCATCGTTTTCTCCTCATCGGCCACGGTATACGGCGGATTGAATCCATTCCCCTACATCGAGAAGATGGACATCGGCTCGGACAACCCTTACGGCCGCACCAAGGAACAGATCGAGGACATCCTCTCCGACATCGGCGCCGCGGACGAGCGCTGGCAGATTGCCTTGCTGCGCTACTTCAATCCGGTCGGCGCGCACCCCTCGGGCCGGATCGGCGAAGACCCCTTGGGCATCCCGAACAACTTGGTGCCCTTCATCGCCCAAGTCGCCGTGGGCCGCCGCGAGAAACTCATGGTTTTCGGCGGCGATTACGACACCCCGGACGGGACCGCGCAGCGCGACTACATCCACGTCATGGATCTGGCCGACGGACACGTTGCCGCTTTGGACTACATCAGCCGGCACCCCGGCGTGTTCCGCTGGAACTTGGGATCCGGCGTCGGCAGCTCGGTGTTGGAAGTACTGCATTCCTTCGAAAAGGCGGTAGGGCATTCGCTGCCCTACGAAATCGCGCCACGCCGGGCCGGCGATCTGCCTGCGTTCTGGGCGGACCCGTCCGCAGCGCTGGCAGATCTCGGCTGGTCGACCACGAAGACCCTGGATGAGATGTGCCAGGACCATTGGCGCTGGCAGAAGAACAACCCGAACGGCTACTCCTCGTAG
- the fdxA gene encoding ferredoxin translates to MTYVIAQPCVDLKDKACIEECPVDCIYEGERSLYIHPDECVDCGACEPVCPVEAIYYEDDVPDEWADYYKANVEFFNELGSPGGAAKVGNTGTDHPFIAALPPQNQG, encoded by the coding sequence GTGACGTATGTAATCGCGCAGCCGTGCGTGGATCTGAAGGACAAGGCGTGCATTGAAGAATGCCCCGTGGACTGCATCTACGAAGGTGAACGATCGCTCTACATCCACCCGGACGAATGCGTGGATTGCGGGGCCTGCGAACCGGTCTGCCCGGTCGAGGCGATCTACTACGAAGACGATGTTCCGGACGAGTGGGCCGACTACTACAAAGCCAACGTCGAGTTCTTCAACGAGTTGGGTTCCCCGGGGGGCGCTGCGAAGGTCGGCAACACCGGAACCGACCACCCCTTCATCGCTGCGCTTCCGCCGCAGAACCAAGGCTGA
- a CDS encoding citrate synthase — protein MTDSTAASLRFAGGELELPRIKAAEGNDGYDVSKLLKETGAVTYDPGFMNTAATTSAITYIDGDAGILRYRGYPIEELAQHSSFLEVSYLLIYGNLPSGTELAAFDEKIRRHTLLHEDLKGFFGGFPRDAHPMPVLSSAVSALSTFYQDSLDPFDDDQVELSTIRLMAKLPVIAAYAHKKSIGQPMLYPDNSMNLVENFLRMSFGLPAEPYEMDPVMAKALDLLLILHADHEQNCSTSTVRLVGSSNANMFASISAGINALFGPLHGGANEAVLNMLRQIQASGDPVEKFIERVKNKEDGVKLMGFGHRVYKNYDPRAKIVKSVADDVLSRLGGNDELLDIAMKLEEKALTDQYFVDRRLYPNVDFYTGVIYKAMGFPEKMFTVLFALGRLPGWIAQWREMTKDPVTKIGRPRQLYTGEPERAYPSR, from the coding sequence ATGACTGATAGCACAGCCGCTTCGCTGCGTTTCGCCGGTGGCGAGCTTGAACTGCCGCGGATCAAGGCCGCAGAAGGCAATGATGGCTACGACGTATCCAAGCTACTCAAGGAAACCGGTGCGGTCACCTACGACCCCGGCTTCATGAACACCGCGGCAACCACCTCGGCGATCACCTACATCGACGGCGATGCCGGCATCTTGCGCTACCGCGGGTACCCGATCGAAGAACTGGCCCAGCACTCGAGCTTCCTCGAGGTCTCCTACCTGCTCATCTACGGCAACTTGCCGTCGGGCACCGAACTGGCGGCCTTCGATGAGAAGATCCGCCGGCACACTTTGCTGCACGAGGACCTGAAGGGATTCTTCGGCGGATTCCCACGCGATGCGCACCCGATGCCGGTGCTTTCTTCGGCGGTCTCGGCGCTGTCCACGTTCTACCAGGACTCGCTCGATCCGTTCGACGACGACCAGGTTGAACTCTCCACGATCCGTTTGATGGCCAAGCTCCCGGTGATCGCCGCGTACGCGCACAAGAAGTCGATCGGGCAGCCGATGCTCTACCCGGACAATTCGATGAACTTGGTGGAGAACTTCCTGCGGATGTCCTTCGGCTTGCCGGCTGAACCGTACGAGATGGATCCGGTGATGGCCAAGGCCCTTGACCTGCTGCTGATCCTGCACGCCGACCACGAACAGAACTGTTCGACCTCGACGGTCCGCTTGGTGGGCAGCTCGAATGCGAACATGTTCGCCTCGATTTCGGCCGGCATCAATGCACTCTTCGGTCCGTTGCACGGCGGTGCGAATGAGGCGGTGCTGAACATGCTCCGGCAGATCCAGGCCTCGGGGGATCCGGTGGAGAAGTTCATCGAACGGGTCAAGAACAAGGAAGACGGCGTCAAGCTCATGGGCTTCGGGCACCGGGTCTACAAGAATTACGATCCGCGTGCCAAGATCGTCAAGTCCGTGGCGGACGACGTGCTGTCCCGGCTGGGCGGCAACGACGAGCTGCTCGACATCGCGATGAAGCTCGAGGAGAAGGCGCTGACCGACCAGTACTTCGTCGACCGCCGTCTGTACCCGAACGTTGATTTCTACACCGGCGTGATCTACAAGGCGATGGGCTTCCCGGAAAAGATGTTCACCGTGCTGTTCGCACTTGGTCGGCTGCCCGGCTGGATCGCGCAATGGCGTGAAATGACCAAGGATCCGGTGACCAAAATCGGCCGTCCGCGTCAGCTGTACACCGGAGAGCCGGAGCGCGCCTACCCGTCGCGCTGA
- the dapD gene encoding 2,3,4,5-tetrahydropyridine-2,6-dicarboxylate N-succinyltransferase, with product MSTPAATPAPDSTRDLSSGRAAHGFGLATVADDGTVLDVWYPAPALGLAADTLGAAPEADAELSALAEAGTDPDRAVSQQVVFAQINLDEAPADTADAYLRLHLLSHRLVEPNSIALDGIFAALPNVVWTNFGPCSPVGFEVTRAKLRRRGNVQVFGVDKFPRMVDYVLPAGVRIADANRVRLGAHLAEGTTVMHEGFVNFNAGTLGNSMVEGRISAGVLVGVGSDVGGGASIMGTLSGGGKERVVIGERVLLGANSGVGISVGDDSVVEAGLYVTAGTRVRVPGPKNADGEDTARIVKAAELSGQPNLLFRRNSTTGEVEALPRKGQTVELNAALHSN from the coding sequence ATGAGCACTCCTGCAGCTACTCCGGCCCCCGACTCGACTCGCGACCTGTCTTCCGGACGCGCCGCCCACGGCTTCGGTCTGGCCACCGTGGCCGACGACGGCACCGTCTTGGACGTTTGGTACCCAGCTCCGGCTTTGGGCCTGGCTGCCGACACGCTGGGCGCAGCACCGGAGGCCGATGCCGAACTGAGTGCTTTGGCCGAGGCCGGAACGGATCCGGACCGCGCAGTGAGCCAGCAAGTGGTGTTCGCCCAAATCAACCTCGACGAAGCACCGGCGGACACCGCCGACGCCTACCTCCGGCTGCACCTGCTCTCGCACCGGTTGGTCGAGCCGAACAGCATCGCATTGGACGGCATCTTCGCGGCACTGCCGAATGTGGTCTGGACCAACTTCGGGCCTTGTTCGCCCGTCGGCTTCGAAGTCACCCGGGCCAAGCTGCGCCGGCGCGGCAATGTCCAGGTCTTCGGCGTCGACAAGTTCCCCCGGATGGTGGATTACGTGCTGCCGGCCGGCGTGCGGATCGCCGATGCGAACCGGGTCCGGCTGGGCGCGCACCTGGCTGAAGGCACCACCGTGATGCATGAAGGCTTCGTGAATTTCAATGCCGGCACCTTGGGCAATTCCATGGTCGAGGGGCGGATTTCGGCCGGTGTGCTGGTCGGGGTGGGCTCCGACGTCGGCGGCGGCGCTTCGATCATGGGCACGCTCTCCGGCGGCGGCAAGGAACGCGTCGTGATCGGCGAGCGGGTGCTGCTCGGCGCGAACTCCGGCGTCGGAATATCGGTGGGCGACGATTCCGTCGTCGAAGCCGGGCTGTACGTCACCGCGGGCACCCGGGTGCGGGTCCCGGGTCCGAAAAACGCCGATGGCGAGGACACTGCCCGCATCGTCAAGGCCGCTGAGCTCTCCGGCCAGCCGAATTTGCTGTTCCGCCGCAATTCGACGACCGGCGAGGTCGAAGCCCTGCCGCGCAAAGGGCAAACGGTGGAACTCAATGCCGCCTTGCACAGCAATTAG
- a CDS encoding putative acetyltransferase, which translates to MIDHMAGLRPGMRVVLRYRIAGPLPLTDALGELLARQDGEATVLTKRGAVVVRESDIVAAKEVPPAPPARAPRRPPVSDSPPHER; encoded by the coding sequence GTGATTGATCACATGGCCGGACTGCGGCCCGGAATGCGGGTGGTGCTGCGGTACCGGATTGCCGGCCCGTTGCCGCTGACCGATGCGCTCGGCGAACTCCTGGCCAGACAAGACGGCGAGGCCACGGTATTGACCAAACGCGGCGCCGTCGTCGTCCGCGAATCCGACATCGTCGCGGCGAAGGAAGTGCCGCCGGCACCGCCAGCGCGGGCACCTCGACGCCCGCCCGTTTCAGATAGTCCTCCGCACGAAAGATAG
- a CDS encoding amino acid ABC transporter permease (The N-terminal region of this protein, as described by TIGR01726, is a three transmembrane segment that identifies a subfamily of ABC transporter permease subunits, which specificities that include histidine, arginine, glutamine, glutamate, L-cystine (sic), the opines (in Agrobacterium) octopine and nopaline, etc.), producing MSSVLFDAPGVKAIRRNRIIGLLTIVLVLGLLAFVVYKFAETGQFSAKKWQLFSFPLVQQTLLKGLGATLSAFGVAAVGSLVLGMVLAVGRLSDRKWISTPVGWFTELFRAVPLLILMALMFYGLPSIGFQGMTPFIAVVVGLILYNGSVLAEVIRAGILAVPKGQSEAAYALGLRKTRVMTMILLPQAVRTMLPVIIAQLVVVLKDTALGFIITYQELLYQINFYGGQTAYDTPFIPAAIIGGTLYVGCCLILAGLAKFAERRLRRSPKASDKNTPAVPGAGNLDASSAGGGSRI from the coding sequence ATGAGTTCGGTGCTTTTCGACGCGCCCGGGGTCAAGGCCATCCGGCGCAACCGGATCATCGGTCTGCTGACCATCGTGCTGGTGCTCGGGCTTTTGGCGTTCGTGGTGTACAAGTTCGCCGAGACCGGTCAGTTCAGCGCCAAAAAATGGCAGCTTTTCAGCTTCCCGCTGGTCCAGCAAACCCTGCTCAAAGGCCTCGGCGCCACACTGAGCGCCTTCGGCGTGGCTGCCGTCGGATCTCTTGTCCTGGGCATGGTGTTGGCCGTGGGACGGCTTTCCGACCGCAAATGGATCTCGACTCCGGTGGGCTGGTTCACCGAGCTGTTCCGCGCGGTGCCGTTGTTGATCCTGATGGCCCTGATGTTCTACGGTCTGCCGTCCATCGGCTTCCAGGGCATGACGCCGTTCATCGCGGTGGTGGTCGGCCTGATCCTGTACAACGGTTCGGTGCTCGCCGAGGTGATCCGGGCCGGTATCCTGGCCGTGCCCAAGGGGCAGAGCGAAGCGGCATACGCCTTGGGCCTGCGCAAAACCCGGGTGATGACCATGATCCTGCTGCCGCAAGCAGTTCGCACCATGCTCCCGGTGATCATCGCCCAGCTCGTAGTGGTGCTCAAAGACACCGCGCTCGGCTTCATCATCACGTACCAGGAACTGCTCTACCAGATCAACTTCTACGGCGGACAGACCGCCTATGACACCCCGTTCATTCCGGCCGCGATCATCGGCGGCACACTCTACGTGGGTTGTTGTTTGATTCTGGCCGGTCTGGCCAAGTTCGCGGAGCGCCGGCTGCGCCGCAGCCCGAAGGCCTCGGACAAGAACACCCCGGCAGTACCGGGCGCCGGAAACCTCGACGCCAGCAGCGCCGGCGGCGGAAGCCGGATTTAG
- a CDS encoding LOG family protein, with protein MSSPTEKKTDVPARHRGPVQLRRGLAEGTTADQHLLDTRSPADFTSTDPWRVLRIQAEFVEGFGALADVGPAVSVFGSARTKPGSAYYETGVEVGRLLAEAGFAVITGGGPGSMDAANKGAVEGKGLSVGLGIELPFEQGMNQWVDLGVNFRYFFARKTMFVKYAQGFIVLPGGYGTLDELFEAMVLVQTHKVTSFPIVLIGTAFWGPLVAWLKDTLVADGLVSPKDLDIISVVDTAEEAVSKVVGAIRSGEPGTDSSGTEPGTTAP; from the coding sequence ATGAGCTCGCCAACCGAGAAGAAGACCGACGTTCCCGCCAGGCACCGCGGCCCGGTGCAATTGCGCCGTGGCCTCGCTGAAGGCACGACCGCGGACCAGCATTTGCTGGACACCCGTTCACCGGCGGATTTCACCAGTACCGATCCGTGGCGGGTGCTCCGGATCCAAGCCGAGTTCGTCGAGGGCTTCGGCGCCCTGGCCGACGTCGGGCCGGCGGTGAGCGTCTTCGGCTCGGCCCGGACCAAACCTGGCAGCGCGTACTACGAGACCGGAGTCGAGGTCGGCCGGTTGCTGGCCGAGGCCGGCTTCGCGGTGATCACCGGTGGCGGACCCGGCTCGATGGACGCCGCGAACAAAGGCGCGGTGGAGGGCAAAGGGCTTTCCGTCGGGCTGGGCATCGAGCTGCCGTTCGAGCAGGGCATGAACCAATGGGTGGATTTGGGCGTCAATTTCCGTTACTTCTTCGCCCGGAAGACCATGTTCGTCAAATACGCCCAAGGCTTCATCGTGCTGCCCGGCGGCTACGGCACCTTGGACGAACTCTTCGAAGCGATGGTGCTGGTGCAGACGCACAAGGTCACCTCCTTCCCGATCGTGCTGATCGGCACCGCGTTCTGGGGCCCGCTGGTGGCCTGGCTCAAGGACACTTTGGTGGCCGACGGCCTGGTCTCGCCCAAGGATCTGGACATCATCTCCGTGGTGGACACCGCGGAGGAAGCGGTTTCCAAAGTGGTCGGTGCGATCCGGTCCGGCGAGCCGGGAACGGACTCCTCCGGGACGGAGCCCGGGACAACTGCGCCGTGA